Proteins encoded in a region of the Quercus lobata isolate SW786 chromosome 8, ValleyOak3.0 Primary Assembly, whole genome shotgun sequence genome:
- the LOC115958372 gene encoding calcium-transporting ATPase 12, plasma membrane-type-like gives MFESTTNQACDIEAQTLGAGLLITTTTISPKYGRIWRKSLYVGLFITQKKTPYDPLPEEPPAASKILERASSVHIDVDDEEHLPEIIAEIVKQRDLNSLKRLGGVDEVLARLRSNLKDGIDGGQDQAWNSVEKKGFFYFFKKACDSYTNVLLLVSAVLSFVTGIIEKGRKDGWHDGVAILVALVLLVAFPSVGNYHHERKMAKKKLKNIEKLEVRVERGETFQWISISKVVVGNIVWLKKGDRVPADGLLVSRDDLVLDEVLKPKIHHEQNPFLFSGSKVIEGKGRMLVTSVGDNTAMGKLLSLVTDQPNEKTVFQGRIDKPSIYMDMIALCVTVLISLVVLIRLLHGNHSNSNGLPELKGNVSVDTMTKIFEKMAQKSKGKIWILTSALTSMVIGIQHGMPFVITVSLRCWKEKVQLSWAHPQNLLACGTMGLVTVIYIDITSGLMCKLVELSKVFVGEREFKNYGDSKNVLEALRQGFDVSLRVSEISVSPTNALLISWAKQRRNSDVYLPTYDILNHKSCTKKGRGALIRKEGEDEKIMHLHWDGAASTILEMCSHYFDSNGETHAIEGQKKEEFKKLIKDMEDGGLIPIAFAYRKTEVQELKEDGLSLLAIVGLKYPCQEEFKSVVQTLRNAGVGVKLVSDDEPSVARAMAFELGIFSPGSMDVDIQKLKTREGMEELDRATVVGSCLPEHKVCMIQCSKQKGHIVAFIGGSTTIDIPALKEADVGIIEETQSTKQVKESSDITLEGYRSLVPVLKFGRCCYHNIQKFIQLQFTACLSGLLISLVMTMVRGESPITGLELAWMNLVLCLLGGLIMKMEVKSEELLTNKPAKRTQSLLTKAVWVNIATQASYQASILLLFQLKGQAITDMNDAVRKTMVFNTFILCQMFNQFNAMDLVKWEVFWGFLQNYSLLLTLTIVIVTQVVLIHYLGSITQFEKLNAVQWTCCFLVAALPLGFDRALRWLAGILSLFLSSAGPLPSGMPSPYVSYLGVPFFTFLLLALPALFTTIINYDENVPSGCK, from the exons atgtTTGAGTCAACCACCAATCAAGCTTGTGATATTGAGGCTCAGACTTTGGGTGCTGGCTTACTCATTACCACCACTACTATTTCACCTAAGTATGGCCGCATTTGGCGTAAAAGTTTATATGTAGGCCTTTTCATCACTCAAAAGAAAACCCCTTATGATCCTTTACCGGAAGAACCACCGGCTGCCTCTAAAATACTTGAAAGAGCCTCCTCGGTTCACATAGATGTAGATGATGAAGAGCACCTTCCGGAGATAATTGCTGAGATTGTGAAACAGAGGGACTTGAACTCTCTTAAAAGACTCGGCGGCGTTGACGAGGTTCTTGCACGTCTGCGTTCTAATTTGAAG GATGGAATTGATGGAGGCCAAGATCAAGCATGGAACTCAGTTGAGAAAAAGGGGTTCTTTTACTTCTTCAAGAAGGCTTGTGACAGTTACACCAATGTCCTCCTCCTGGTCTCAGCTGTCTTGTCCTTTGTTACTGGTATCatagagaaaggaagaaaagatggGTGGCATGATGGGGTTGCAATACTTGTTGCTTTGGTCCTGCTTGTGGCATTCCCTTCAGTAGGGAACTACCATCATGAAAGGAAGATGGCgaagaagaagttgaagaatATAGAAAAATTGGAAGTGCGTGTTGAAAGGGGTGAAACTTTCCAATGGATTTCCATTTCCAAAGTTGTGGTGGGTAACATAGTGTGGTTGAAGAAGGGTGATCGTGTTCCTGCTGATGGTTTGCTAGTGAGTAGGGACGACTTGGTGTTAGATGAGGTTTTGAAGCCCAAAATTCACCATGAGCAAAACCCATTTCTCTTCTCAGGTTCAAAGGTTATTGAGGGTAAGGGTAGAATGCTTGTAACATCGGTTGGTGACAATACAGCTATGGGCAAGCTGCTGAGCTTGGTGACGGATCAGCCTAATGAGAAGACAGTGTTTCAAGGTCGGATTGATAAGCCGAGTATTTACATGGATATGATTGCTCTATGTGTCACTGTTCTTATTAGTCTTGTGGTGTTAATTCGCCTCCTACATGGTAACCACAGTAATAGTAATGGATTGCCAGAGCTTAAGGGGAATGTTTCAGTGGACACAATGACGAAAATCTTTGAGAAAATGGCCCAGAAATCCAAAGGAAAGATTTGGATTTTGACAAGTGCTCTTACATCAATGGTAATAGGAATACAACACGGAATGCCTTTTGTGATTACAGTGTCTCTGCGTTGCTGGAAGGAAAAGGTGCAGCTATCTTGGGCACACCCTCAAAACTTATTAGCTTGTGGCACAATGGGGTTGGTTACAGTCATCTACATTGATATAACTAGTGGGCTAATGTGTAAACTGGTGGAGCTTAGCAAAGTCTTtgtgggagagagagaattcaAAAACTATGGGGACTCTAAAAATGTTCTTGAAGCTTTGCGACAGGGATTTGATGTGTCCTTACGTGTGTCTGAGATTTCTGTTAGCCCCACCAATGCTTTGCTCATTTCTTGGGCAAAGCAAAGACGCAACTCAGATGTCTATCTTCCAACTTATGACATTCTTAACCATAAAAGTTGTACCAAGAAAGGAAGAGGGGCTTTGATAAGGAAAGAAGGTGAAGATGAAAAAATTATGCACTTGCACTGGGATGGGGCTGCATCAACTATATTGGAAATGTGTTCACACTACTTTGACAGCAATGGGGAAACTCATGCCATTGAAGGTCAGAAGAAAGAGGAGTTCAAGAAACTGATTAAAGATATGGAGGATGGCGGTCTTATACCCATTGCATTTGCTTATAGAAAAACTGAGGTCCAAGAACTCAAAGAAGATGGCTTAAGCTTGTTGGCAATAGTGGGTCTGAAATACCCATGTCAGGAAGAGTTTAAATCAGTAGTGCAAACTCTAAGAAATGCTGGAGTAGGAGTCAAGTTGGTATCAGATGATGAGCCCTCAGTAGCAAGAGCCATGGCTTTTGAATTGGGAATCTTTAGTCCTGGTTCAATGGATGTGGAtattcaaaaactgaaaaccaGAGAAGGAATGGAGGAATTGGATCGGGCTACGGTGGTAGGAAGTTGCCTCCCTGAGCACAAGGTTTGCATGATACAGTGCTCGAAGCAAAAGGGTCATATAGTTGCATTCATTGGAGGATCAACAACAATTGACATTCCAGCACTGAAAGAAGCTGATGTAGGGATCATTGAGGAAACCCAGAGCACCAAACAGGTGAAAGAGTCTTCTGATATCACCCTTGAAGGTTATCGTTCATTAGTTCCTGTTTTGAAGTTTGGTAGATGTTGCTACCACAATATTCAGAAATTCATTCAACTTCAGTTCACTGCGTGCTTATCTGGGTTGTTAATAAGCCTAGTGATGACAATGGTTCGTGGAGAATCCCCAATAACAGGATTAGAATTGGCGTGGATGAATTTGGTTCTGTGCCTTCTAGGTGGCCTAATTATGAAGATGGAGGTAAAAAGTGAGGAACTGCTAACCAATAAACCGGCTAAAAGAACTCAATCACTTCTAACCAAGGCTGTGTGGGTAAACATAGCAACTCAAGCCTCCTACCAAGCTTCCATTTTGCTACTCTTTCAACTCAAGGGTCAAGCCATAACTGACATGAACGATGCTGTTCGGAAAACCATGGTCTTCAACACTTTTATCCTATGCCAAATGTTTAATCAATTCAATGCCATGGACCTAGTAAAGTGGGAAGTGTTCTGGGGTTTCCTTCAAAACTATTCTCTTTTGCTGACTTTAACTATTGTTATTGTCACGCAGGTGGTGTTGATACATTATTTGGGAAGTATAACCCAATTTGAGAAGTTGAATGCAGTGCAGTGGACTTGCTGTTTTCTTGTTGCTGCACTTCCATTGGGATTTGATAGGGCCTTGAGATGGCTTGCTGGCATATTGTCATTGTTTCTGAGTTCAGCAGGGCCCTTGCCTTCCGGGATGCCTTCACCCTATGTTTCTTATTTGGGCGTTCCATTTTTCACGTTCCTTCTGCTTGCATTGCCTGCACTTTTTACCACTATCATAAATTATGATGAAAATGTGCCATCAGGTTGTAAATAA